One genomic segment of Aquipluma nitroreducens includes these proteins:
- a CDS encoding RNA polymerase sigma factor has product METQYPNIHHDAIERCRKGDTQAQFELYKLYYKPMYNVCLRMVGNAVEAEDVMQEAFLKAFTKIDSYEGKVSFGAWLKKIVINRSLDQLKKRKVKFEELNEKIPDEEPVGLEISEIQMEQLKKAIQRLPDGYRVVLNLYLLEGYDHEEISQILGITNVSSRSQYLRAKLKLREMLHKEELFEYN; this is encoded by the coding sequence TTGGAAACGCAGTACCCAAATATTCATCATGATGCGATTGAAAGGTGTCGAAAAGGCGATACTCAGGCACAATTTGAGCTCTATAAGCTTTATTACAAGCCCATGTACAACGTTTGTCTGCGCATGGTTGGCAATGCGGTTGAAGCTGAAGATGTGATGCAGGAAGCCTTTTTAAAAGCGTTTACAAAGATTGACAGTTACGAAGGGAAAGTGAGTTTTGGCGCCTGGTTAAAGAAAATTGTGATTAACCGCTCATTGGATCAACTGAAAAAGCGAAAAGTGAAATTTGAAGAACTGAATGAAAAAATTCCTGACGAAGAACCCGTTGGGCTTGAGATTTCAGAAATTCAGATGGAGCAGTTAAAAAAGGCCATTCAACGGTTGCCCGATGGCTACAGGGTGGTTTTGAACCTTTATTTACTTGAAGGATATGACCATGAAGAGATTTCGCAAATTCTCGGAATTACGAATGTTTCATCGCGTTCGCAATATTTACGGGCCAAGCTGAAACTTCGGGAGATGTTGCACAAAGAAGAATTGTTTGAATACAATTAA
- a CDS encoding glycosyltransferase — METALQLVAFNIPYPPDYGGVIDIFYKIKALAENGVSVYLHCFEYNRPQAVELEKYCTKVFYYPRKYGIRYQLSTKPYIVITRHNNQLLNNLSSKNYPILFEGLHTCLNLENEALKNNTKLVRTHNVEHEYYLNLCKAEPNIFRKMFFRIEACKLKRYENVLKSASHLLCISPNDNLYFDQKFGNSHFIPAFHPFNEIKSKEGRGEYILFHGNLSVSENIQAVEYLIQHVFSKISQPVIIAGKNPSERLAHKIHKLANIQLVSNPENDQMENLIQNSHICLIPTFQDTGLKLKLLASLFSGRFCIANAPMIHKTGLEHLCHQADTPEDMIACVNELFELDFTSEETEKRKLILEDAFSNRHNALNIVKLLKN; from the coding sequence TTGGAAACAGCACTTCAATTGGTAGCTTTTAATATTCCTTACCCTCCTGATTATGGTGGCGTAATCGATATTTTCTACAAAATTAAAGCACTTGCTGAAAATGGCGTTTCGGTTTACCTCCATTGTTTCGAATACAATCGTCCACAGGCAGTAGAGCTTGAAAAGTACTGCACGAAGGTTTTTTATTATCCAAGAAAATACGGCATTCGCTACCAATTATCAACTAAACCATACATTGTAATTACTCGCCATAACAATCAATTATTAAACAACTTATCATCAAAAAATTACCCAATACTATTCGAAGGACTTCATACTTGCTTAAATCTCGAGAATGAAGCTCTAAAAAACAATACAAAATTGGTTCGGACTCACAATGTGGAACACGAATATTACCTGAATTTGTGCAAAGCAGAACCAAATATCTTCCGAAAAATGTTTTTCAGAATAGAGGCTTGCAAATTAAAACGGTATGAAAATGTACTTAAAAGCGCCTCTCACCTGCTCTGTATTTCGCCAAACGACAATTTATATTTCGACCAAAAATTCGGCAACTCACATTTTATTCCGGCCTTTCATCCGTTCAACGAAATCAAATCGAAAGAAGGTCGTGGCGAATACATCCTGTTTCATGGGAATCTTTCAGTATCAGAAAATATTCAGGCAGTTGAATACCTGATTCAGCATGTTTTTTCGAAAATCAGCCAACCGGTTATTATTGCCGGAAAAAATCCTTCGGAAAGATTGGCTCATAAGATACATAAACTCGCTAACATTCAACTGGTTTCAAATCCTGAAAATGATCAAATGGAGAATCTGATTCAAAATTCGCACATTTGCTTGATACCCACCTTTCAGGATACCGGATTGAAGCTCAAACTACTGGCTTCACTATTCTCCGGACGCTTTTGTATAGCCAATGCGCCAATGATCCACAAAACAGGATTGGAACACCTTTGTCATCAGGCAGATACGCCTGAAGATATGATTGCCTGTGTAAATGAATTGTTTGAATTGGATTTTACTTCCGAAGAAACTGAAAAGCGAAAATTAATACTCGAAGACGCTTTTTCAAACCGCCACAATGCACTGAATATAGTTAAGTTGCTAAAGAATTAA
- a CDS encoding DEAD/DEAH box helicase gives MTFQELNLNTPLLNALSDLGFTTPTPIQEKVYPVVMSGRDAVGIAQTGTGKTFSYLLPILRQLKYSDQKYPRILVVVPTRELVLQVVGEAEKLAKYMNVRVVGVYGGTNINTQKQVVYNGMDILVATPGRLVDLVMTGVLRLKAIQKLVIDEVDEMLNLGFRPQLMSFMDSLPQRRQNLMFSATLTEEVAALIDSYFYEPITVEIENQRTPLEQITQYFYSVPNFFTKVNLLENLLASQEEFSRVLIFVSSKQFADRVFELLNPIYPEQIGVLHSNKSQNLRINSLEKFRNGTFRMLIATDVAARGLDILDVSHVINFDVPDIPEDYMHRIGRTGRAEKAGIAITFVNEPEIKHFAEIEEFMNRVMEEKPLPSDLKISNVFTDEERPVLFDKEYLGKSNVITDSQGAFHEKKEKNKKVNLGGPGERNPRKTKSRNRGVERKRAAKR, from the coding sequence GTGACTTTTCAGGAATTAAATTTAAATACTCCGCTTCTGAATGCCTTGAGTGATCTGGGTTTTACAACTCCGACACCCATTCAGGAAAAAGTATATCCGGTAGTGATGTCGGGACGCGATGCTGTTGGCATTGCACAAACGGGTACAGGTAAGACTTTTTCGTATTTGCTGCCTATTCTTCGCCAACTTAAATATTCCGATCAGAAATATCCGAGAATATTGGTGGTTGTGCCAACCCGCGAGTTGGTTTTGCAGGTGGTTGGTGAAGCTGAGAAATTGGCAAAATATATGAATGTCAGGGTCGTTGGTGTGTATGGCGGTACAAACATCAATACACAAAAACAGGTTGTTTATAATGGAATGGACATTTTAGTGGCCACTCCAGGTCGTCTGGTCGATTTGGTGATGACTGGCGTTTTACGCCTGAAAGCCATTCAGAAACTGGTGATTGATGAAGTTGATGAAATGCTAAACCTCGGATTTCGTCCGCAATTGATGAGTTTTATGGATAGTTTGCCGCAGCGCAGGCAAAACCTAATGTTCTCGGCCACTTTGACTGAAGAAGTCGCCGCTTTGATTGATAGTTATTTTTACGAGCCAATTACTGTTGAGATTGAAAATCAACGTACTCCGCTCGAACAGATTACCCAATATTTTTATTCTGTACCGAATTTTTTTACCAAAGTAAATTTACTTGAAAACCTGCTTGCCAGTCAGGAAGAGTTTTCCCGTGTATTGATTTTTGTATCCAGTAAGCAATTTGCCGACCGGGTTTTCGAGCTTCTTAATCCAATTTATCCGGAGCAAATTGGCGTTTTGCACTCCAATAAATCGCAAAATCTCCGGATTAACTCGTTGGAAAAATTCAGAAACGGAACTTTCAGGATGTTGATTGCAACGGATGTTGCCGCCAGGGGATTAGATATTTTGGATGTTTCGCACGTGATTAATTTTGATGTGCCAGACATTCCGGAAGATTACATGCACCGCATCGGGCGCACCGGAAGGGCTGAAAAGGCTGGAATTGCAATCACTTTTGTGAATGAACCTGAAATAAAACATTTTGCTGAAATTGAAGAGTTCATGAACCGGGTCATGGAGGAAAAACCTTTGCCTTCGGATTTGAAAATTTCGAATGTTTTTACTGACGAGGAACGACCTGTGCTTTTTGATAAGGAATATTTAGGCAAATCAAATGTGATCACGGATTCGCAGGGCGCTTTTCACGAGAAAAAGGAGAAAAATAAAAAGGTTAATCTGGGTGGTCCCGGAGAGCGGAACCCACGAAAAACAAAATCGCGAAATCGTGGAGTTGAACGTAAACGAGCTGCAAAAAGATAA
- a CDS encoding AMP-binding protein, whose translation MVLDKYLSQTEFASYEDFVANYKLQIPENFNFAYDVVDEIATKTPDKIAMVWCNDLGEEQIFTFGQMKTYSDKAANFFLSAGIGKGDPVMLILKRRYEFWFCILALHKIGAITIPATHLLSPKDIVYRSNAADIKMIVCVPETEVIRHVEEAEAKSPTLKVKALIGEDREGWLNFNSGMESSSEEFIRPLGDKMPANEDIMLLYFTSGTTGMPKMVNHNYIYPLGHILTAKYWQNVQDNGLHFTVADTGWAKSAWGKLYGQWLSGSAVMTYDFDKFVPKNLMEVIEKYKVTTFCAPPTIYRFLIKEDLTKFDLSALKYCVVAGEPLNPEVYKQFLDATGIKLMEGYGQTELTVALATYSWMEPKPGSMGKPSPGYGIDLIDDEGNSCEIGEEGQIILYTDQQPPTGMFNGYYRDEKLTQKVWHDDVYYTGDMAWRDEDGYYWFVGRADDVIKSSGYRIGPFEVESALMEHPAVLECAITAVPDPDRGQVVKATIILSKSYTASDELAKELQEHVKKVTAPYKYPRIVEFVTELPKTISGKIRRVQIREEDGNE comes from the coding sequence ATGGTACTCGATAAATATCTTTCACAAACAGAATTCGCTTCCTACGAAGATTTTGTAGCAAATTATAAACTTCAGATTCCTGAAAATTTCAACTTTGCTTACGACGTGGTTGACGAAATTGCGACTAAAACACCCGATAAAATTGCAATGGTTTGGTGCAATGATTTGGGTGAGGAGCAAATTTTCACCTTCGGGCAGATGAAGACCTACAGCGACAAAGCAGCCAATTTCTTCCTATCGGCTGGTATTGGAAAGGGTGATCCGGTGATGCTTATCCTGAAACGGCGCTATGAATTCTGGTTTTGCATACTTGCTCTCCATAAAATTGGAGCTATCACCATTCCTGCAACTCATTTACTGAGTCCGAAGGACATTGTTTACCGAAGCAATGCGGCTGATATTAAGATGATTGTTTGCGTTCCGGAGACCGAAGTAATCCGTCATGTCGAAGAGGCTGAGGCAAAATCGCCTACACTAAAAGTCAAAGCATTAATTGGCGAAGATCGCGAAGGCTGGTTGAATTTTAATTCCGGAATGGAAAGTAGTTCCGAAGAATTTATTCGCCCGCTGGGAGATAAAATGCCTGCAAATGAAGATATAATGCTTCTGTATTTTACTTCAGGAACGACAGGTATGCCCAAAATGGTAAACCACAACTACATTTATCCGCTTGGACATATTCTTACGGCAAAATACTGGCAGAATGTTCAGGATAACGGATTGCATTTTACGGTTGCCGACACCGGTTGGGCCAAATCGGCATGGGGAAAATTATATGGACAATGGTTGTCGGGCAGTGCAGTGATGACTTACGATTTCGATAAGTTTGTTCCAAAGAACTTAATGGAAGTTATTGAAAAATATAAAGTTACAACATTTTGTGCTCCGCCTACCATTTATCGCTTTCTGATCAAGGAAGACCTGACTAAATTTGATTTGAGCGCCCTGAAATACTGCGTGGTAGCTGGTGAACCGTTGAATCCTGAAGTGTATAAGCAGTTTCTGGATGCTACCGGAATCAAATTGATGGAAGGCTATGGACAAACCGAACTGACTGTTGCTTTGGCAACTTATTCGTGGATGGAACCCAAGCCGGGATCGATGGGTAAACCTTCGCCCGGTTACGGAATTGATTTGATTGATGATGAAGGCAATTCGTGCGAAATTGGAGAGGAAGGGCAAATTATTCTATATACGGATCAACAACCTCCGACAGGAATGTTTAATGGCTATTATCGCGATGAAAAATTGACACAAAAGGTTTGGCACGATGACGTTTATTATACCGGCGATATGGCCTGGCGCGACGAAGATGGCTATTATTGGTTTGTTGGCCGTGCTGATGATGTGATTAAGAGCTCAGGCTACCGGATCGGGCCTTTCGAGGTTGAAAGTGCACTGATGGAACATCCGGCGGTATTGGAATGTGCGATTACTGCGGTTCCCGATCCCGATCGTGGTCAGGTGGTAAAAGCAACCATTATTCTGTCGAAAAGTTACACTGCCAGCGACGAATTGGCCAAAGAACTTCAGGAACACGTAAAAAAAGTGACTGCTCCCTATAAATATCCTCGTATTGTTGAGTTTGTAACCGAATTGCCCAAAACAATCAGCGGCAAAATTCGGCGGGTGCAGATTCGTGAAGAGGATGGGAATGAATAA
- a CDS encoding helix-turn-helix domain-containing protein, translated as MNEQIQLIAARIKELREIAGISAESFANELNIEKDLLLNYENGNTDISVGFLLKVAHRFNLELSALLKGDQPKLHVYSVARKGKGLIVDRRKQYKYESLASNFIQKKAEPFIVTVEPDASNAPLESNSHAGQEFNYVLEGTLMIVVDGHEITLNEGDSIYFDSGYKHAMKALNNQKARFLAVIV; from the coding sequence ATGAACGAACAAATTCAACTGATCGCTGCACGAATTAAAGAACTGCGCGAGATTGCAGGTATTTCGGCCGAAAGCTTTGCAAATGAATTGAATATCGAAAAAGATCTTTTATTGAATTACGAAAACGGAAATACTGATATCTCTGTTGGTTTTTTATTAAAGGTTGCCCACCGGTTCAATCTTGAACTTTCGGCTCTTCTAAAGGGTGATCAGCCAAAATTGCATGTTTATTCGGTTGCCCGAAAAGGGAAAGGATTAATTGTCGATCGGCGAAAACAATACAAATACGAGAGTTTAGCCTCTAATTTTATTCAGAAAAAAGCCGAGCCGTTTATTGTGACAGTCGAGCCTGATGCCTCGAATGCTCCATTGGAGTCAAATTCGCACGCCGGACAGGAGTTTAATTATGTACTTGAAGGTACTTTGATGATTGTGGTCGATGGCCATGAAATTACCCTGAACGAAGGCGATTCGATTTATTTTGATTCGGGTTACAAACATGCCATGAAAGCATTAAATAATCAGAAGGCTAGGTTTTTAGCTGTTATCGTTTGA
- a CDS encoding globin domain-containing protein, giving the protein MDFSINQYEFGQRPSVTIPTPEFLEKLTEQGIRKMVSDHYDLLSQSEIKHLFPRIEEALDKAKQRSSDFFIQICGGHPYFNENRGKPMLARRHATFAITAEARIVWLQCYQQVLSKLELPDEIVQSFWNYLNVFSFWMVNTKSE; this is encoded by the coding sequence ATGGATTTTTCAATCAATCAATATGAATTCGGGCAAAGGCCTTCAGTTACCATTCCAACTCCTGAATTTCTGGAAAAGCTTACTGAACAAGGAATTCGTAAAATGGTAAGCGATCATTACGACTTATTGAGCCAAAGTGAAATTAAACACCTTTTCCCAAGAATTGAAGAAGCACTCGACAAAGCCAAACAACGGTCGTCTGACTTTTTCATTCAGATTTGCGGTGGGCACCCTTATTTTAACGAAAATCGCGGTAAACCGATGCTGGCCCGACGACATGCAACTTTCGCAATCACTGCTGAAGCCCGTATCGTTTGGCTGCAATGCTACCAACAAGTACTGTCTAAGCTTGAATTGCCCGATGAAATCGTCCAATCATTCTGGAATTACCTGAATGTATTTTCGTTCTGGATGGTAAATACGAAAAGTGAATAA
- a CDS encoding PAS domain S-box protein — MGKKDENSDVTKSIFNNGELYHILFENAGEVIIFASNTQIIDCNIEALTLFEFGTKSDMIGRFLFDFSPELQSDGKQSSVKAKRLIDETNRKASLKFNWKYLKYNGIAFESEVSIHSFKYENQNYQKITIRELFQKRDTENELNEAENLLQNAIDTVPQPLFIKNDQFVYTHCNQAFAEYIGKSKEEIIGSTVFQISEPEKAAIYQKSDIELFDTEKSQIYESKVKSSEALNRDVVFRKNIIKNLGNSKIGIIGIIDDVTEYKKNREELIQTELKYKNIFKNVQDVFYQTDLNGILTEISPSIKRYSQYVHHDIIGQPIESFYANPEDRKQLIKEISEKGEALDFILQLKGLNNQLVWSSVNAHFIYDETGKVSGVEGTIRDITERKQTEDKLRLSLSLLEATLDSTADGILVVSREGKITSYNKQFKQIFNLSEEVLEAGGVSQAIEYVLSQLKDPDLFVSKMQHLYNHPELDSLDTIELVDGRILERFSCPQLLDGKPIGRVWNFKDVTVNKTAEKQMQLMAHALRSINESISITDINDQILFVNAAFLKTYGYAENENLVGQDISIVRSENNDPELVKQILTITAETGWHGEILNKRLDGTEFPISLSTSVVQNNNGEIIGMVGVAVDITERKHAEKTLADKEAQLRTLLQTIPDLIWLKDINGVYLTCNKMFEQFFGASESEIIGKTDYDFVDKDLADLFRNNDRNAMKAGKTSINEEWITFASDGHKALLETIKMPMYNQKKEIIGVLGVGRDITYRKHSEEMLRQSETKYRNLIETMPDGVYRSTPEGKFVEVNDAMVRILGYDSKEDLMSIDIKTQLYFDAEERERLSKKLRINELDIFPLRRKDGSTVYIEDHGWFVTDDDGKTIFHEGISRDVTQRKNSEVQLQQYAEQLKELVATKDKFFSIIAHDLKSPFNSIMGLSEIIKNDAKHLDIATIEQYAGIIHSTSNNTFKLLENLLDWARIQQSQMPFHPVSLVLKTLTNEVLEFLIENANSKMIAIINYIPDNLIVMADKNMIRTILRNLISNALKFTSKNGKVEIKAFYSENKVVISVADTGIGIKPEDIDKIFKIGSSFSKRGTENEKGTGLGLLLCKEFVEKHGGEIWIESEEGKGSSFNFSIPTSI; from the coding sequence ATGGGCAAGAAAGATGAAAATAGTGACGTCACGAAAAGCATATTTAATAATGGTGAACTATACCACATTTTATTTGAAAATGCAGGTGAGGTAATCATTTTCGCTTCGAACACTCAAATAATTGATTGCAACATTGAAGCGCTCACATTATTTGAATTCGGAACAAAATCGGACATGATTGGTCGTTTTTTATTCGATTTCAGCCCCGAGCTGCAGTCTGACGGAAAACAATCTTCAGTAAAAGCAAAAAGATTAATTGACGAAACCAACCGCAAAGCGTCTCTAAAATTCAACTGGAAGTATCTTAAATACAATGGGATTGCATTTGAAAGTGAAGTATCGATCCATTCATTTAAATACGAGAATCAGAACTACCAGAAGATCACAATTCGCGAACTATTTCAGAAACGGGACACGGAGAATGAATTAAATGAGGCTGAAAATCTACTTCAAAACGCTATTGATACTGTACCTCAACCGTTATTCATCAAAAATGATCAGTTTGTGTATACCCATTGTAACCAGGCATTTGCTGAATATATTGGAAAATCCAAAGAAGAAATCATTGGTTCAACCGTTTTTCAAATTAGTGAACCTGAAAAAGCCGCAATATACCAAAAATCGGATATTGAGCTATTTGATACAGAAAAATCTCAAATCTATGAATCAAAAGTAAAATCTTCGGAAGCGTTAAATCGTGATGTCGTTTTCAGAAAAAATATCATTAAAAATCTGGGAAATAGCAAGATCGGAATAATTGGAATAATCGATGATGTTACTGAATACAAAAAAAACAGAGAAGAATTAATTCAGACAGAGCTCAAGTATAAAAATATATTCAAAAACGTTCAGGATGTATTTTACCAGACTGATTTAAATGGAATTTTAACAGAAATAAGTCCATCGATCAAACGATACTCCCAGTATGTACATCATGACATTATTGGGCAACCCATCGAAAGCTTTTATGCCAATCCGGAAGACCGAAAACAATTGATAAAAGAGATCTCTGAAAAAGGCGAAGCGCTGGATTTCATATTACAGTTAAAAGGATTAAATAATCAATTGGTTTGGTCCTCGGTTAATGCGCATTTTATTTACGATGAAACAGGAAAGGTTTCCGGAGTAGAAGGAACAATAAGAGACATTACAGAACGGAAACAAACGGAAGATAAACTAAGACTTTCGCTTTCGTTACTTGAAGCAACACTTGACTCAACAGCCGATGGAATTCTGGTGGTAAGCCGCGAAGGGAAAATTACCAGCTACAATAAGCAGTTCAAGCAAATTTTTAATCTTTCAGAAGAAGTGCTTGAAGCAGGTGGTGTTTCCCAAGCGATTGAATACGTTCTGAGTCAGTTAAAAGATCCTGATCTGTTTGTTTCCAAGATGCAACACCTCTATAATCATCCTGAATTAGATAGCCTTGACACCATTGAATTAGTGGACGGGCGAATTTTGGAGCGCTTTTCATGCCCGCAACTTCTCGATGGTAAACCGATAGGACGAGTTTGGAATTTCAAAGATGTAACCGTAAATAAAACTGCAGAAAAACAAATGCAGTTGATGGCTCATGCCTTAAGAAGTATCAACGAATCGATTAGCATAACCGATATTAACGACCAAATTTTATTTGTGAATGCCGCATTTCTGAAAACCTACGGCTACGCGGAAAATGAGAATTTGGTTGGACAAGACATTTCAATTGTCCGGTCGGAGAATAATGATCCAGAACTTGTCAAACAAATTTTGACCATTACAGCCGAAACAGGTTGGCATGGTGAAATACTGAATAAAAGGCTTGACGGAACTGAATTTCCGATATCATTATCGACATCTGTTGTTCAAAATAATAATGGAGAAATAATCGGAATGGTTGGTGTTGCTGTTGACATTACTGAGCGGAAACATGCAGAAAAGACACTTGCGGATAAAGAAGCACAGTTACGGACTCTGCTTCAAACGATTCCCGACCTAATTTGGCTAAAAGACATCAATGGCGTTTACTTGACTTGTAATAAAATGTTCGAACAATTTTTTGGTGCTTCTGAGTCCGAAATTATTGGAAAAACCGATTATGATTTTGTGGATAAGGATCTAGCTGATCTTTTTCGCAATAATGATAGAAATGCGATGAAAGCAGGTAAAACATCAATTAACGAAGAGTGGATCACTTTTGCATCAGACGGACACAAGGCACTGCTCGAAACCATTAAAATGCCAATGTATAACCAAAAGAAAGAAATCATTGGCGTACTTGGCGTAGGCCGGGACATTACGTATCGGAAGCATTCCGAAGAAATGCTCAGGCAGAGCGAAACCAAATACCGGAACCTGATTGAGACTATGCCTGATGGCGTATACAGGAGCACCCCTGAAGGTAAATTTGTTGAAGTAAACGACGCTATGGTGAGAATTTTGGGATACGATAGCAAGGAAGATTTAATGTCAATCGATATCAAAACCCAACTTTATTTTGATGCTGAGGAAAGGGAAAGATTGTCGAAAAAATTGCGCATAAACGAATTAGACATATTTCCACTTCGAAGAAAAGATGGATCAACGGTTTATATAGAAGATCATGGCTGGTTTGTTACTGACGATGACGGTAAAACTATTTTTCATGAAGGTATTTCAAGGGATGTTACACAACGAAAAAATTCAGAGGTACAACTTCAGCAATACGCTGAGCAACTAAAGGAATTGGTTGCTACGAAAGACAAATTCTTCTCAATTATTGCTCACGATTTAAAAAGTCCGTTTAACTCCATAATGGGTTTAAGTGAGATCATAAAAAATGATGCCAAGCACCTCGACATTGCAACTATTGAGCAATATGCAGGAATCATTCATTCAACATCAAACAATACCTTTAAGTTACTTGAGAATCTGCTCGATTGGGCGCGAATCCAACAATCGCAAATGCCATTTCATCCGGTTTCACTTGTCTTAAAAACTCTTACAAACGAAGTTTTAGAGTTCTTGATCGAAAATGCAAATAGTAAAATGATTGCTATAATCAATTATATTCCAGATAATTTAATTGTTATGGCCGATAAAAATATGATCAGGACCATTCTTCGAAACCTAATATCAAATGCGTTGAAGTTTACTTCTAAAAATGGGAAAGTTGAAATAAAAGCGTTTTACAGCGAAAATAAAGTAGTGATTTCGGTTGCGGATACTGGGATAGGGATCAAACCGGAAGATATTGATAAAATCTTCAAAATTGGATCGAGCTTTTCGAAACGCGGAACTGAAAATGAAAAAGGAACAGGCCTTGGTTTGTTGCTATGTAAAGAGTTTGTTGAAAAACATGGGGGTGAAATTTGGATAGAAAGCGAAGAAGGGAAAGGTAGTAGCTTTAATTTCAGCATACCCACTTCAATTTAA